Below is a genomic region from Chloroflexota bacterium.
CACCACCACCCACCGATGAGCCCCCTTCTCCCGAGCTCGGGAGAAGGGGGTCTGGGGGATGAGGGCCGTTTTCCCTCGGTCGACGATCAAGGGAATGACTTGTGTCGGGCGACACGCGAGGACGTTCCTACCCTCCTGATTTCCATCCACTGACTTTGAAAAAGCCCTGCGTCGCCGCCTGGACAATCTGGTCAAATACCCCAACATGCCGTATTATTTAGGAGGGTGTGAACCGCCCCGCGTCCACACGTGTCTCCTATGGACGGCGACGCCGATGACCGTGTTCGCCAACGAGCGGCTCTATCCAAAGCGAGCCGATCGCGAGCCCAGGCCACGACCCGGCCCTGACTCCCCGGCGTCGGTCCTTCTACGCATCTGAGGTCTGATCACCACCATGACATCAAGACCATCGGAGGAGCGACATCTATGAAAGTCTTCTACGCCGAGTACCCGCTTCAGGATGGCTACATCCACAACTGGCTTGTGGCCGGCCCCCAGGCGATCGAGGTCACCGATCTGGATCGTTTCCAGGGTGAGGATTTCAAGCAACAAATCGCCCGCCACTACTACGAGGAAGGGTCCGGCATCGAGCAGCCTCCCGTGGACTGGACCAAGTTCAAAGTTGGGGACACGGAGCTCACCTGGAACTATTATCGCTGCCGGGATGACCACTTTGTGGATCAAACCGCCTTCTATCCCACCTGCCACTATCTGCGAAGCTGGGCATACGCACAACTGCGAACCTCGGCCGGACAGGATGCGACGTGGATCCTGACCACGAACGGCCCCGCAGATGTCTGGGTCAACGGCCAACACGTCCACCGACAGGAGCATTTCCACCATCCGCTCCCGCACAGCGTCTCCTTCCAGGTCACGCTCCAGGAGGGCACGAACGAGATCCTAGTGCGCTTTGAGGAGGTGGCGACGCGCGAGTGCCCTTACGTGATGGCGCTGCAGATCGTGGGCCTGGATGACGAGAACGCCCTGGTGCTGATCCCCACGCAAAACGAGGCCATCGCCCGCCGCCACAAACTGGAACGGGCCTTCGAGCGAGCTTATATCGATCGGGATGTCTATCGGTTCCACGACGAGATCACGGTACGCTGGTCGGATGATATGGCCGAAACGTGCCTCCTGGCGGTTCGTTTCCAGGAGACCACTGGCCCCATCTACGCCGAGGGATGGCCGACCGCCAAGGCCGGGGCCTCGCTGGGGGTGCTCCAGGGATTCCAGGTCCCGGACGGCCCCTTCCGCATCACCCTTATGCCGACGCCGGAGGAGTACTACGTTCACAACCTGCGCATCAAGCGACAGATCCCTCTATGGGTACTCCGGAATCCCTACTCGGGAACGCCTTATGGGACATACGAGGAGCGCCGACGCGAGGCTCTGGAGGACGCAGCCCGGAGGGAGGTCAACGTCTTCTCCGAGATCGCCAAGATGGCCCTGGGACGATGGCCTAAGGTGCGCAAAGGGGCAATCATGGAGGCCATCGAGCGGATCAATCGCCGTGAGGACGGCAGCGATCGTCACCTGGTCGGCCTTCTGGGGATGATGTATCGCTATATGAACGATCCCTCCTTCCCGGAGGAGCTCAAGAGTCCCCTGGAGAAGTGCGTCCTTGATTTCCGATATTGGATGGACGAGCCCGGCAACGACGCCATGGGCTTCTGGTCGGAGAGCCGCCAGATCCTGTTCCACACCTGCGAGATCCTGGCCGGCCAGCTCTACCCCGACAGGACTTTCAGCAACACGGGCCAGACGGGGCAGTGGCACCGCGAGAAAGGGGAACGCCTGGCGCTCTCCTGGCTGTTGAAGCGAGGGACCGGAGGCTTCCGGGAATGGGACTCCAACTACTCCTTCCAGGAGGACATCGTGGCGCTGACCCACCTGGCCGGCCTCGCCGAGAGCGACGAGATCGCCGAGCTGGCCGCCATATTGCTGGACAAGCTCTTCTTCTCCATGGCCATCAACTCCTACCGGGGCGCCTTCGGCTCCACCCACGGGCTCACCTATGCCCCCATGATCAAGGGGGCCCGGCTGGAGGCCACGGCCGGCATCTCCCGCCTCATGTGGGGCATGGGCGTCTTCAACCAACATATCCTCGGCACGGTGAGCCTGGCCTGCACAGAGGAATACGAGCTTCCCCCCATCATCCCGGAGATCGCCGCGACCGCGTTGGAGGAGTTCTGGAGCCGGGAGCGCCACGCGGGGGAGCTGGAGGAACAGCGGGATCGAGAGAGCGGCTCTTGGGAGGTGAACAAGGTCACCTACAAGACGCCGGACTACATGCTGGCCTCGGCGCAGGACTATCGTCCGGGCGAGCTGGGGCCCCAACAGCACATCTGGCAGGCCACGCTGGGCCCTGACGCGGTGGTCTTCGTCACGCATCCGCCGTGCATGAGCGAGGAGGACGCTCACCAGCCCAACTTCTGGAGAGGGAATGTCGTCCTGCCTCGCGTCGCACAATGGAAGGATGTGCTGATCGCCATCCACAAGCTGCCGGACAACGACTGGCTGGGCTACACACACGCCTACTTCCCCATCGCCACGTTCGACGAGCACGAGATCCGAGATGGCTGGGCCTTCGCCCGGGTGGGGAACGGCTATCTGGCCCTCACCGCCGCTCAAGGGCTGATGCTGGCCACCCGCGGCGACAACGCCTATCGAGAGCTGCGCTCCTACGGGCAGCACAACGTCTGGCTGTGCCACATGGGCCGCGCCGCCCAGGACGGCAGCTTCCAGGAGTTTCAGGAGAAGATCCTCCGCCTGGACGTGAGCTTCGAGGGGCCGTCGGTGCGCTGCACGACCTTACGCGGGGATCATCTGGCCTTCGGCTGGGAGGGCCCTCTCCTGCTCAACGGCCAGGAGCAGCCCATCACCGGTTTCAAACACTACGAGAACCCTTACTGTGAGGTCGATCTGCCTGCCGAGCACATGGAGATCCGCTTCCGAGATTACCTTCTACGGCTCCACTTCACGCCGTAGTCCTATCCCCACATGCGCCATCGTTCCCAGAAGGGCAGGTGAAGACCTGCCCTTCTGGCCCATGAGGCACCGCCTTCCCATGAACCTCAGTTCCGACGAAGAACGCCCTCATTCTGACAAAAGCACACCCGCGTGGTATACTGCCGACAGACGCTGAAGGGGAGGAAGTGCATGACGGACTACTACCTGACGGTCGATCTCGGCGGAACGCAGATCCGCGCGGCGCTCTGCGACGCGGAAGGACATATCCATCGTCGAGTCCACGATCTCACCCGGCCGACCGAGGGCCGGGACGCGGTCATTGGCCGGATCCAAGGCGCCATATCCCAGGCGCTGGGGGACACCCCTCGCGATCAGGTACAGGGGATCGGCATCGCCGCACCGGGGCCGTTGGATCCCAAACAGGGCGTCATCATCTTCGCCCCCAACCTGCATGACTGGCACAACGTGCCGCTCCGCCAGATCATCCAGGAGCATTTTGGGATCCCCACCCATCTGGGCAACGATGCCAACCTGGCCGCACTGGCCGAACACCGTTTCGGCGCCGGCCGTGGCGTCCATAACCTCATCTACATCACCGTCAGCACCGGCATCGGCGGGGGCATCATTTGCGACGATCGCCTCCTGCTGGGCGAGCGCGGCTTCGCCGCGGAGATCGGCCATCACACCATCGACGCCGACGGCATGCGCTGCAATTGCGGTAACGTCGGCTGCCTGGAGACGCTGTCCTCCGGGCCCGCCATCGCCCGCATGGCTCGCGAGGCGATCGAACACGGCCAGGAGAGCCTCCTGCGGGAGATGAGCGGGGATGATCTGGATCAGATCACCGGCAAGATGGTCCATGAGGCGGCGCTCCAGGGCGACTCGCTCGCCGTCCACGTGCTCCACCGTGCCGGGCACTATCTGGGCGTTGGGATCGTCAACCTACTGCATCTGTTCAACCCGGCGATGATCATCATCGGCGGCAGCGTGGCCAAGGCGGGCGATTTCCTCTTCGACCCCATGTGGGAGACGATCCGGGATCGCTCGCATCCCATCTACTGGGAGAATCTGCGCATCGTCCCTCCCCAGCTGGGTGATGACGTCGGGCTGCTGGGAGCGTTGGCGCTGGCGCTCAGCGAGAGGGAGACGAGCGCACACATCCTCAAGTGAGGATCAGGCATGGACACGGAGCCTTCCACTCCGTCCCCGACGATCTTCGTCGTGTCGGGCGGCGCCGGGGCCAGCGGCAGCCAGGTCGTGCGCACAGCGCTGGCCCAGTTCCCGGACGCCCACGTGCACATCACGGTGGTGGCCCATGTGCGCACGCGGGAGGAGATCGAGGAGGCGGCGGCCCAGGCAGCCTCCAGCCGGGCGCTCATCGTGCACACGCTGGTCGACCCCACCCTCCGCCGGGCGATGTATGCGGCGGCCCGTGAGCGCCACGTCGTCGCGATCGACCTGATGGGGCCCTTGCTCACTCATCTGACCGAGCTGATCGGGCAGGAGCCGGCCGGGCAGCCCGGCCTATATCGCCAGCTCAACCAGTCCTACCTGCAACGCATTGAGGCCATCGACTTCACGGTGCAGCACGACGACGGGCGCCGGGCGAATGAGCTGGACCAGGCCGAGATCGTGCTGGTGGGCGTATCACGCGTATCCAAGACGCCGCTGAGCATCTACCTCTCCACCCGGGGATGGAAGGTGGGAAACGTGCCCATCGTGCTCAACGCCCCGCTCCCCCCCAAGCTCTTCGAGCTGGATCCGGGCCGAGTGATCGGGCTGACCCTGCGCCCCGACCGACTGGCGGCCATCCGTCGCCAGCGCGCCCAACGGATCACCGACAAGCCCATCGGGGACTACGCGAACCCAGAGACGATCGCGCACGAGCTGGCCTATGCGCACGAGCAGTTCCAACGCGGCGGCTGGCCGGTGCTGGACATGACCCACAAATCCATCGAGGAAGCCGCCGCCGAAGTGGTCGCCCTGGTCACTCAGCGACCGAGGGAGTAAGATATGCGAATCGGCATCATCGGACTGCCCCAAAGCGGCAAGACGACGGTGTTTCAGGCGCTGACCGGAGGGCACGCCGACCGCCCCACCTTCGCCCCCGGCGGGCTCCAGGTGCAAACGGCCGTGGTCAACGTGCCCGATGAACGGCTGGACGCGCTGGGTCGCCACTTCCAGCCGCGCAAGACGGTCCCTGCCCAGGTGCAATACAGCGACATCGGGGGCCTGGAACGGGGATTGGGCGAGGCCGATGGGCTGAGCGGCCCCCTGCTCAACCAGATCGCACAGAACGACGCCCTGCTGGTCGTCGTGCGCGCCTTTCCATCCGCGGTGGTCCCCCATCCGGAGGGAAGCGTCGACCCGGCCCGGGACCTGGCCATCATCCAGGATGAATTGATGCTGTCCGACATGGCGGTGATCGAGAAGCGGCTGCAGCGGCTACGCGAACAGGCGGGCAAGGGGGGCACCCCGGCGGAACGAGAGGCCAACGCCCGGGAGACGGCGCTGCTGGAGCGGCTGTGGGCCGTGCTGGAGGCCGGACGCCCGTTGCGGGACGAGCCGCTTTCCCCGGATGAAGAGCGTATGCTGCGCGGCTACGGATTCCTCACCCAGAAGCCCATGCTGGTGGTCGTCAATCAGGGCGATGACCCGGCCGACGATCTTCCGCTGCCGGAGGTCCCGGAGAGCCCTCGCGTGGCCGTGCTCTCGTTGCGCGGCCAGTTGGAGATGGAGCTGGCACAGATGGCCCCGGAGGAGGCGGCCGAGTTCCTCGCCGAATTCGGCATCGAGGAGCTTAGCTTGCGACGCGTCGTGCGGGCCTCCTATGAGGTGATGGGGTTGATCACCTTCTTCACCATGAACGAGGAGGAAATCCGGGCGTGGGCGCTACGACGGGGCCAGACGGCGTTGGATGCGGCCGCCACTATCCATACCGACCTGGCGCGCGGCTTTATCCGGGCCGAGGTGATCGCCTACGACCGCCTGCTGGAGGCGGGAAGCCTGGCGGAGGCCCGGCGCCGCGGCTGGCTTCGGCTGGAGGGCAAAGACTACGTCGTTCAGGACGGGGAGCTGCTGTACATCCGATTCCACGTGTAGCGACAGCATCTATTCCACCAGTCTTGTTCACAAGGGCACAAGACATGACTTAAATCATAGCCTCGGCAAGCGGGTCGCGCTATGATAGCCCCGTCAGGGTTGGAGTGCGTGATGATTATTCGCAGTGTTGAGACGCGTTCCCCCGGTGCGTCTCAGCAGGCTCTTCATCGCAGCATCCCAGGCAGCGCACTCCACCCTCCCTATCGCCTATAACCGATGGGCCAACCAAAACGCCCATAGTTTCCCCCGCAGGCGTCGCCAGGCAGCATCTACCTGGCGACGTTTCGCGTCCGGCAGCGGTCGATCGGCGTAAACCTCCTCGGTATATGCCTCCGCCACGAGCATCAGATCCGGCTGCGCCGCCCTCTGCCACCGCTCCAGCCGCCCGCGATGGCGCCGGCTCCCTCGCGTGATGAGCTCCATGCGGCGCGCCACCGCCCAGGCGTGCTCACGAGGGGTCTCCGCCGGGCTATGCGCCTCGCCCAGCCGCCGCCCCCACCATAACAGCCCCATGTATGCCGCCGCCACCGGGCCCAGGATCGCTCGCCGATACCGCATCCAGGCCAGATAGCCCACCACGATCAGCCCCAGGAACACCCCCAAGAGGCCCGGCCGTCCCAGCCAGCGGCGTGGCCATGGGTTCCACTGCCGCAACTCGGGGAACTCCTGCCCCGGGGAGGTCGCCAGGCGCTCCCCCCTATCCTCGGGCAGTCCGATGCGCTCAAACGGCGATCGCGCCGCCGTGGGCTCAAAGGGGATCCAGCCGTAGGGCGGGAAATACAGCTCCGGCCAGGAATGCGCCTCGGCCTCCGTCACGGTGTAATCGTCCATCCGCTCGTCGTAATAGCCGCTGGCATATCCCACCGCCAGCCGCGCCGGGATGCCGACCGCCCGCGCCATGACGACCATGGCAGAGGCGTAATAGTCACAGTAGCCCTTTTGCAGGTCGAACAGGAAATAGTCGACAACGTCCCGGCTGGGCGGCGGCTCCTCGATTTCCAACGTATACTCGAACTGGCGCAGGTAGGACTCAATCGCCACCGCCTGGTCGTAGGGGTTCTCAATGCCGGAGACCACTTCCCTGGCCTTGTCCAGGACCCGCTGCGGGACCTCGTCCGGCAGCCCGAGGTAGAGCGCCCGGATCGCCTCCGGGTACTCCTGATCGGCCACCCGCAACTGCTCCTCGCTTACGGCGGGCACGGCAGAGACCACCGAGTAACGTCGCGGCCGCTCCTCAGAGGAGAAGGAGATCAGATCGTCCGGGCCACGCATCTTCGCCCGATACGGGACATCGGGCGCCACCGGCTCTCCCACGGCATACAGGACGCCCTTCAGGGCATCGATGACCTCAAAGCTTTGTAACAGCCGCTTGCGTCCGCTCCATCCCTCCAGATCCTCACTCCAGGGCTCGCCAGGCGGCAGATCCTGGACCTCGATCTCCCCCGGATTGCTCCATCCCCGCCCGCTGTACTCGGCGTACGTGACCGCACGGTAATAGTACTTCTCCCCTCCAAGCTGGGGTGGCGGTTGATTCAAACGCACCCGCAGCGCGATGCGTCTCCCCAGCTCGGGGGAACCGCCCAACAGATGCTGACGGGGCAATCGATCGGGAGAGCCGCCCAAACTGACTCGCAACGGGGAGATAGCCGGCCGCTCCAACTCGGGGAACATGCGCTCGGCGGACTTCTCCACCTGCTGCCACGGCGATGAGAAGAGGCTCCAGAAAGCATCCGCCACCCGCTGAGAGGCAACCGTGGGCACCACGGGCATGAGGATGATGATCGCCGCCGACACGAAGGCCCCTGTGATATACAGCCCCCAGCGGATCTCCTCCGAATAATCGATCCCAAGGCGGGACCAACGGCGCTCCAGCGAATACATCCGAAGCCCCACCAGCAACATGAGCAATGCGGCGACGAAGGAGACCGTCCAGGACTCCCCCTCCCGGGCGAAGAAGACGTTGTCGGCCAGCAACACGCCGGCGGGCAGCAGGGCGATCAGCCCCTGACGACGCCGAAAGACCCACCACCCGGCCCACACGCCCACACCCCAGATGACCAACCCGCTGAAGACCAGGAAGAGCAGG
It encodes:
- the ychF gene encoding redox-regulated ATPase YchF, which encodes MRIGIIGLPQSGKTTVFQALTGGHADRPTFAPGGLQVQTAVVNVPDERLDALGRHFQPRKTVPAQVQYSDIGGLERGLGEADGLSGPLLNQIAQNDALLVVVRAFPSAVVPHPEGSVDPARDLAIIQDELMLSDMAVIEKRLQRLREQAGKGGTPAEREANARETALLERLWAVLEAGRPLRDEPLSPDEERMLRGYGFLTQKPMLVVVNQGDDPADDLPLPEVPESPRVAVLSLRGQLEMELAQMAPEEAAEFLAEFGIEELSLRRVVRASYEVMGLITFFTMNEEEIRAWALRRGQTALDAAATIHTDLARGFIRAEVIAYDRLLEAGSLAEARRRGWLRLEGKDYVVQDGELLYIRFHV
- a CDS encoding kinase/pyrophosphorylase, with translation MDTEPSTPSPTIFVVSGGAGASGSQVVRTALAQFPDAHVHITVVAHVRTREEIEEAAAQAASSRALIVHTLVDPTLRRAMYAAARERHVVAIDLMGPLLTHLTELIGQEPAGQPGLYRQLNQSYLQRIEAIDFTVQHDDGRRANELDQAEIVLVGVSRVSKTPLSIYLSTRGWKVGNVPIVLNAPLPPKLFELDPGRVIGLTLRPDRLAAIRRQRAQRITDKPIGDYANPETIAHELAYAHEQFQRGGWPVLDMTHKSIEEAAAEVVALVTQRPRE
- a CDS encoding transglutaminase domain-containing protein yields the protein MIVRWLIRAYERLRPREGWLVLSLTLWAVVTVPLAAQDIGWVPGLDRLVPVAIVAVLLGLFLARSPFSGRASAVFSAILGVEFVLGFVGRVAPPFWATVREAIYAVRWLYALTQGVIGRVPFLPVLEVWGERAWDFWLRLSVWAQGIRQGGAQQDNLLFLVFSGLVIWGVGVWAGWWVFRRRQGLIALLPAGVLLADNVFFAREGESWTVSFVAALLMLLVGLRMYSLERRWSRLGIDYSEEIRWGLYITGAFVSAAIIILMPVVPTVASQRVADAFWSLFSSPWQQVEKSAERMFPELERPAISPLRVSLGGSPDRLPRQHLLGGSPELGRRIALRVRLNQPPPQLGGEKYYYRAVTYAEYSGRGWSNPGEIEVQDLPPGEPWSEDLEGWSGRKRLLQSFEVIDALKGVLYAVGEPVAPDVPYRAKMRGPDDLISFSSEERPRRYSVVSAVPAVSEEQLRVADQEYPEAIRALYLGLPDEVPQRVLDKAREVVSGIENPYDQAVAIESYLRQFEYTLEIEEPPPSRDVVDYFLFDLQKGYCDYYASAMVVMARAVGIPARLAVGYASGYYDERMDDYTVTEAEAHSWPELYFPPYGWIPFEPTAARSPFERIGLPEDRGERLATSPGQEFPELRQWNPWPRRWLGRPGLLGVFLGLIVVGYLAWMRYRRAILGPVAAAYMGLLWWGRRLGEAHSPAETPREHAWAVARRMELITRGSRRHRGRLERWQRAAQPDLMLVAEAYTEEVYADRPLPDAKRRQVDAAWRRLRGKLWAFWLAHRL
- a CDS encoding ROK family protein, whose product is MTDYYLTVDLGGTQIRAALCDAEGHIHRRVHDLTRPTEGRDAVIGRIQGAISQALGDTPRDQVQGIGIAAPGPLDPKQGVIIFAPNLHDWHNVPLRQIIQEHFGIPTHLGNDANLAALAEHRFGAGRGVHNLIYITVSTGIGGGIICDDRLLLGERGFAAEIGHHTIDADGMRCNCGNVGCLETLSSGPAIARMAREAIEHGQESLLREMSGDDLDQITGKMVHEAALQGDSLAVHVLHRAGHYLGVGIVNLLHLFNPAMIIIGGSVAKAGDFLFDPMWETIRDRSHPIYWENLRIVPPQLGDDVGLLGALALALSERETSAHILK